A segment of the Butyrivibrio fibrisolvens genome:
TGCGCAGAATGCGCGTACACTTGCAAGAGCACTTAGATTAAATGAAGATTTATGCGAAGCCATAGCGCTTGGTCATGATCTTGGACATACTCCGTTTGGCCATGCCGGCGAGAGAGCCTTAAATGCTGTGAGCCCTTATGGATTCAGGCACAATGAGCAGAGCCTTAGACTTGTTACCATGCTTGAAAAAGAAGGTAAAGGTCTCAATCTGACATGGGAAGTCAGAGATGGAATCATAAATCACGAAATGGAGCTTACACCTGCCACTTTGGAAGGCAGAGTAGTAAGACTTTCCGATAAGATCGCCTATATTCATCACGATATGGATGATGCTATAAGAGGCGGCATACTTAGTCCTGACGACGTACCTGAAGAAATAAGTAAGATCGTAGGCAAGACTAATGGAGAATGGCTGGATACCTTTATCCATGACATTGTTGAAAACAGCACTGATAAAGATGACATCAGAATGTCAGATGATGTCTACAATGCAATGCTGGAACTTCGTAAGTTCATGTTTGCAAGAGTCTATACCAATCCCGTTGCCAAAGGGGAAGAGGGCAAGGCGGTTGATCTTGTAAAAACATTATATGACTATTATCTGCACCACGAAGACAGATTCCCAGGGTATTTGAAGAACCTTCTGGAACAGGGAGAGCCTATCGAAAAGGTTACCTGTGATTATGTCAGCTCAATGACTGATCGTTTTGCCATTGCGCGTTATGAAGAATTGTTCATTCCAAAATCGTGGTCAGTATATTAGTTTTTTTGTCCCCAATGGTCTAGACATGAGGTAAGAGGATGCAGTTCACACCCGAGTTGATTGAAGAAATCCGCTCACGTAATGATATAGTTGATGTGATAGGGCAATATGTCCATCTGGAAAAAAAGGGATCTAACTACATGGGACTATGTCCTTTTCATAATGAGAAATCACCTTCTTTTTCAGTATCACAAAGTAAGCAGATGTATCATTGCTTTGGCTGTGGCGTAGGAGGAGATGTATTCAGCTTCCTGCAAAGGTATAATAGTCTCACGTTTCCTGAAGCAGTCAAAGAGCTTGCAGATAGGGCCGGAATAGCACTATCGGCAGCAGATGATACGGAAGAAGCCAGAAAAGAACGCTCAAAAAGACAGCTGATCTATGATGCAAATAAAGAAGCTGCAAAGTTCTATTTTTATGAGCTTCGTGGTCAGGGCGGAAAGGCCGGCTCTGATTATTTTCAAGGCCGCATGTTAAGCAGTGAGACGATGCAGAAATTTGGCCTTGGATATGCTCCTGTCGGATCTAATATGCTTGTCAATCACCTTCGCAAAAAAGGCTATTCTGATGAGATCATGATCCTTGCAGGACTTGCTGCACATGATGAAAAAAGAGGCACACATGACATTTTCTGGAACAGAGTCATGTTTCCGATATTCGATATAAATAACAGGGTAATAGGTTTTGGGGGAAGAGTACTTGGAGATGCCAAACCCAAATATGTAAATACCAACGATACGCCTATTTTCAACAAAAGAAGAAATCTTTACGGTTTGTCTTTTGCCAAGAATTCGAAAGCCGGGCGTTTCATTTTGTGCGAAGGCTACATGGATGTAATAGCCATGCATCAGGCAGGCTTTACTGAGGCGGTTGCTTCCCTTGGAACCGCTTTTACAGCAGAGCAGGCCCAGCTTATTAAAAGATATACTCCTGAAGTTATCCTTTCATATGATAGCGATGGACCGGGAGTCAAAGCAGAGCTTCGTGCGATACAGATCCTTAAAGAAGCCGGACTTCGCGGCAAAGCTCTTAATCTTGAACCTTATAAAGATCCAGACGAATTCATCAAAAACGAAGGCAGGGATGCTTTTGAAAGAAGACTTCGTGATGCCGAGAATACCTTCTTTTTCGAGATAAGGATAATGGAACGGGATTTTGATATGACCGATCCTGCCGGTAAAACAGCTTACTACAGAGCCGTTGCAAGAAGGCTTTGTGAATTCCAGGAAAGTCTTGAAAGAGAAAATTATATACAGGCAACAGCTGCCAAACTTGCTATACCGGTCAATGATTTAAAGAACCTTGTAGTATCTGTAGCTTCAGAGGGTATAGGCAGGACGCAGCCAAAACAAGATATTAAGGTGAATCAGAATCAAA
Coding sequences within it:
- a CDS encoding deoxyguanosinetriphosphate triphosphohydrolase, whose amino-acid sequence is MKIRENLEKREEQTLSSYAVLSSRSKGREREEELCDIRPCFQRDRDRILYSKSFRRLKDKTQVFLTPDGDHYRTRMTHTLEVAQNARTLARALRLNEDLCEAIALGHDLGHTPFGHAGERALNAVSPYGFRHNEQSLRLVTMLEKEGKGLNLTWEVRDGIINHEMELTPATLEGRVVRLSDKIAYIHHDMDDAIRGGILSPDDVPEEISKIVGKTNGEWLDTFIHDIVENSTDKDDIRMSDDVYNAMLELRKFMFARVYTNPVAKGEEGKAVDLVKTLYDYYLHHEDRFPGYLKNLLEQGEPIEKVTCDYVSSMTDRFAIARYEELFIPKSWSVY
- the dnaG gene encoding DNA primase — translated: MQFTPELIEEIRSRNDIVDVIGQYVHLEKKGSNYMGLCPFHNEKSPSFSVSQSKQMYHCFGCGVGGDVFSFLQRYNSLTFPEAVKELADRAGIALSAADDTEEARKERSKRQLIYDANKEAAKFYFYELRGQGGKAGSDYFQGRMLSSETMQKFGLGYAPVGSNMLVNHLRKKGYSDEIMILAGLAAHDEKRGTHDIFWNRVMFPIFDINNRVIGFGGRVLGDAKPKYVNTNDTPIFNKRRNLYGLSFAKNSKAGRFILCEGYMDVIAMHQAGFTEAVASLGTAFTAEQAQLIKRYTPEVILSYDSDGPGVKAELRAIQILKEAGLRGKALNLEPYKDPDEFIKNEGRDAFERRLRDAENTFFFEIRIMERDFDMTDPAGKTAYYRAVARRLCEFQESLERENYIQATAAKLAIPVNDLKNLVVSVASEGIGRTQPKQDIKVNQNQKKRDPMENVLKPQRVLLTWIADEPDIYKIVKKYISPDDFTDELYRKVAQKMYEGLDAGRFLAATIISLFPDDEEQQSKVSEIFNTNLVRIETREEKEKALHDIIYDIRRMSYEKQKSEIQLGDANALKTIVDSKKKLEELAHSRIELD